A single window of Nicotiana sylvestris chromosome 5, ASM39365v2, whole genome shotgun sequence DNA harbors:
- the LOC104216490 gene encoding uncharacterized protein, with product MLRSLTSPSLSRPTPYTDYFSFVNKNINIFQLPMENNSNSKDMKDDQQRKGYCKEAAAGDYNSSKRASDYILPHLLNLYASRATRQDFEIYAPNATFEDPLMRAHGVKQIKSSFYSLNKVFSESRIVEYSITEKEISPGNTEILIDSKQYYKFLGKDIHMISLIKLYTEGGKVVRHEDCWDKKPLRDRETVKVPLVGRMLETSRRASMFLTHALMGFGKDPTM from the exons ATGCTTCGCTCTTTAACATCACCCTCTCTTTCTCGACCTACACCATACACCGATTACTTTTCTTTTGTCAACAAGAACATTAATATATTCCAACTCCCTATGGAAAATAATAGTAACTCcaaag ATATGAAGGATGATCAGCAGAGAAAAGGGTACTGCAAGGAAGCGGCGGCTGGTGATTATAATTCCTCAAAGCGTGCTTCTGACTATATACTTCCCCATCTTCTCAATTT ATATGCGTCACGTGCCACAAGGCAAGACTTTGAGATATATGCTCCAAATGCAACGTTTGAAGATCCCCTTATGCGTGCACACGG GGTAAAGCAGATAAAGTCGTCATTTTATTCGCTTAACAAG GTCTTCAGTGAATCTAGAATCGTGGAATACAGCATCACAGAGAAAGAAATTTCTCCAGGAAATACTGAG ATATTAATTGACAGCAAACAATATTACAAATTCTTGGGGAAAGACATTCATATGATATCACTGATCAAGTTGTACACGGAAGGAGGAAAGGTTGTTCGCCATGAAgattg CTGGGATAAGAAACCTTTACGTGATAGGGAGACAGTGAAGGTACCACTCGTTGGGCGTATGTTGGAGACATCTCGCAGAGCTTCGATGTTTTTAACTCATGCTCTAATGGGGTTTGGAAAAGATCCCACCATGTAA